Proteins encoded in a region of the Sulfurimonas marina genome:
- a CDS encoding DUF2393 family protein — translation MTAFNYVHYITFFVIFILFVVGVYKSFQQKKASLKTSMLFTTVLVSVFLAVFSVFVVDKYTKSAKLYKVKNKRLLSVEKIVYSGIVKNTGNFPIKKVTIEIKLVNQGHATGNVKGGNFYKSTGFFEFFNEGLGIEKDKPQTIIKRFVIARDMKAGKAESFRVYFDYPPYFRSAADYISIEAH, via the coding sequence ATGACTGCATTTAACTACGTACACTATATAACTTTTTTTGTAATATTTATCCTTTTTGTAGTTGGAGTGTATAAATCTTTCCAACAAAAAAAAGCTTCTTTAAAAACTTCCATGCTATTTACTACAGTCCTTGTGAGTGTATTCTTAGCTGTTTTTAGTGTCTTTGTTGTTGATAAATATACAAAGTCGGCAAAACTCTATAAAGTAAAAAATAAACGTCTACTGAGTGTTGAAAAAATTGTTTATAGCGGTATTGTAAAAAATACCGGAAATTTCCCGATCAAAAAAGTTACAATAGAGATTAAGCTCGTAAATCAAGGGCATGCTACAGGGAATGTAAAAGGGGGCAACTTTTACAAATCTACAGGTTTTTTCGAATTTTTTAATGAAGGTCTTGGAATTGAGAAAGATAAACCTCAAACTATTATAAAAAGATTTGTAATTGCAAGAGATATGAAAGCCGGAAAGGCAGAATCTTTTAGAGTCTATTTTGACTATCCTCCATATTTTAGAAGCGCAGCAGACTATATCTCTATTGAAGCTCATTAG
- the hisIE gene encoding bifunctional phosphoribosyl-AMP cyclohydrolase/phosphoribosyl-ATP diphosphatase HisIE gives MEEILNRVDWEKQDLLPVIVQEVSTNEVLMMAYMDKEALGLSLETNIAHYYSRSKQRIWKKGESSGHIQTIHSFNLDCDNDTLLIKVTQEGVACHTGRKSCFFTELKTGETTSEVEVDTTAAYGVIDTLYHTIQERKNADPSESWTAKLLHKGENTILKKVVEEAGEYCFAHKDNDEEEMVYEAADLTYHMLVALASKNISPDRIKQELARRFGMSGIAEKNSRDDK, from the coding sequence ATGGAAGAGATTTTAAACAGAGTAGATTGGGAGAAGCAAGATCTTCTTCCTGTTATTGTGCAAGAAGTTTCAACAAACGAAGTGCTTATGATGGCATATATGGATAAAGAAGCACTTGGTCTCTCTCTGGAGACAAACATTGCACATTACTATTCTAGAAGTAAGCAACGTATTTGGAAAAAGGGTGAGAGTAGCGGGCATATCCAAACTATCCACTCTTTTAATCTTGATTGTGACAACGATACTCTTTTAATAAAAGTTACACAAGAGGGTGTAGCGTGTCATACTGGAAGAAAATCTTGCTTTTTCACAGAGCTAAAAACTGGTGAGACTACAAGTGAAGTTGAAGTTGATACAACTGCAGCATACGGTGTAATTGATACTCTATATCATACGATTCAAGAGCGTAAAAATGCAGATCCAAGTGAATCTTGGACGGCAAAACTTTTACACAAAGGTGAAAATACAATTCTTAAAAAAGTTGTAGAGGAAGCCGGAGAGTATTGTTTTGCACATAAAGACAATGATGAAGAGGAGATGGTATATGAGGCGGCTGATCTGACATATCATATGTTAGTTGCACTTGCCAGTAAAAACATCTCACCTGACCGTATCAAGCAAGAGCTTGCCCGTAGATTTGGGATGAGCGGAATTGCCGAGAAAAATTCAAGGGACGATAAGTAG
- a CDS encoding beta strand repeat-containing protein, with the protein MSLMKKIIPSVLTATLLVSFTACGGGGSSTTPTTTPTVTDPIVTDPTPTTSIKVDVSGEISVDTHWTADNVYRLNGRVVVNNGATLTIDPGTTIIGVAGTGAASSWLIIDKGSKIEAAGTVDNHIVFTSETAYDGGADAVGQWGSLVIIGNAAMDAQVQPYEVDTSFVPGTGVADDNSGTLTYVDILNSGITIEENKELNGLSLVGVGSGTTIDHINVNKSDDDCIEIWGGTVNVSNATVSECTDDQFDIDDGYSGTVTNLTINQSTGNAGIEMSGNTAATFDGLNINVTNSAKEGAIYFKNDGIGGHFNNTTIRYDVDNGYGVIHSAGAFDAANTSVDNTTIYTSLATVVTGDNNTTITGLEDAFANGTNNTITAITNTIAVKPKIAVSGEITTDTTWTANNVYKLAGKVVVNNGATLTIEPGTTVIGQAGTGAASSWLVIDKGSKIEAAGTADKHIVFTSETAYDGAPAAVGQWGSLVIIGNAAMDAQVQPYEVDPTFVPGTGIAADNSGTLTYVDILNSGITIEENKELNGLSLVGVGSGTTIDHINVNKSDDDCIEIWGGTVNVSNSTVSECTDDQFDIDDGYSGTVTNLTINQSTGNAGIEMSGNTAATFDGLNINVTNSAKEGAIYFKNDGIGGHFNNTTIRYDVDNGYGVIHSAGAFDAANTSVDNTTIYTSLATVVTGDNNTTITGLEDAFANGTNNSTAVKPKIAVSGEITTDTTWTANNVYKLAGKVVVNNGATLTIEPGTTVIGQAGTGAASSWLVIDKGSKIEAAGTADKHIVFTSETAYDGAPAAVGQWGSLVIIGNAAMDAQVQPYEVDPTFVPGTGIAADNSGTLTYVDILNSGITIEENKELNGLSLVGVGSGTTIDHINVNKSDDDCIEIWGGTVNVSNSTVSECTDDQFDIDDGYSGTVTNLTINQSTGNAGIEMSGNTAATFDGLNINVTNSAKEGAIYFKNDGIGGHFNNVTITTDVANGYGVIYSAGVFDANNTSFQNTTIYTTLDPVFVGDSAAEIKTKFESQ; encoded by the coding sequence ATGAGCCTTATGAAAAAAATCATCCCTAGTGTACTTACTGCTACACTACTTGTATCTTTTACAGCTTGTGGTGGTGGAGGAAGTTCTACTACACCTACAACAACACCAACTGTTACAGATCCAATCGTTACAGATCCTACTCCTACTACTTCTATTAAAGTAGATGTATCAGGAGAAATTTCAGTAGATACACATTGGACTGCTGATAATGTTTATAGACTAAACGGTAGAGTTGTAGTTAACAATGGTGCTACACTTACAATTGATCCTGGTACTACTATTATCGGTGTAGCTGGAACTGGTGCTGCATCTTCTTGGTTAATAATTGATAAAGGTTCTAAAATTGAAGCTGCAGGTACAGTTGATAATCACATTGTATTCACTTCTGAGACTGCTTATGATGGTGGTGCTGATGCTGTTGGTCAATGGGGTTCTTTAGTGATCATCGGTAATGCTGCTATGGATGCTCAAGTACAACCTTACGAAGTTGATACATCTTTCGTGCCTGGTACTGGTGTAGCTGACGATAACTCTGGTACTTTAACTTATGTTGATATCTTAAACTCTGGTATCACTATTGAAGAAAACAAAGAACTTAACGGTCTCTCTTTAGTTGGTGTTGGTTCTGGTACTACAATTGACCATATCAATGTTAACAAATCAGATGATGACTGTATCGAAATCTGGGGTGGTACTGTTAATGTTTCAAATGCAACTGTTTCTGAATGTACAGATGATCAATTCGATATCGATGACGGTTATAGCGGTACAGTTACTAACTTAACGATCAACCAATCTACTGGTAATGCAGGTATTGAAATGTCTGGTAACACTGCTGCTACTTTCGATGGTCTTAACATCAATGTAACTAACTCTGCTAAAGAGGGTGCTATCTACTTTAAAAATGACGGTATCGGTGGTCACTTTAACAACACTACTATCAGATACGATGTAGATAACGGTTACGGTGTTATCCACTCTGCTGGTGCATTTGATGCTGCAAATACTTCAGTTGACAACACAACTATCTATACTTCATTAGCTACTGTAGTTACAGGTGATAACAATACTACTATCACTGGTCTTGAAGATGCATTCGCTAACGGTACAAATAATACAATTACGGCAATAACAAACACAATCGCTGTAAAACCGAAAATTGCAGTATCTGGAGAGATTACAACTGATACAACTTGGACAGCTAATAATGTTTACAAACTAGCTGGTAAAGTTGTAGTTAACAACGGTGCTACACTTACAATCGAGCCAGGCACTACTGTAATCGGTCAAGCTGGAACTGGTGCTGCATCTTCTTGGTTAGTAATTGATAAAGGTTCTAAAATTGAAGCCGCAGGTACTGCAGACAAGCACATTGTATTCACTTCTGAGACTGCTTATGACGGAGCACCTGCTGCTGTTGGTCAATGGGGTTCTTTAGTGATCATCGGTAATGCTGCTATGGATGCTCAAGTACAACCTTACGAAGTTGATCCTACATTTGTACCTGGTACTGGTATAGCTGCTGATAACTCTGGTACTTTAACTTATGTTGATATCTTAAACTCTGGTATCACTATTGAAGAAAACAAAGAACTTAACGGTCTCTCTTTAGTTGGTGTTGGTTCTGGTACTACAATTGACCATATCAATGTTAACAAATCAGATGATGACTGTATCGAAATCTGGGGTGGTACTGTTAATGTTTCTAACTCAACTGTTTCTGAATGTACAGATGATCAATTCGATATCGATGACGGTTATAGCGGTACAGTTACTAACTTAACTATTAACCAATCTACTGGTAATGCAGGTATTGAAATGTCTGGTAACACTGCTGCTACTTTCGATGGTCTTAACATCAATGTAACTAACTCTGCTAAAGAGGGTGCTATCTACTTTAAAAATGACGGTATCGGTGGTCACTTTAACAACACTACTATCAGATACGATGTAGATAACGGTTACGGTGTTATCCACTCTGCTGGTGCATTTGATGCTGCAAATACTTCAGTTGACAACACAACTATCTATACTTCATTAGCTACTGTAGTTACAGGTGATAACAATACTACTATCACTGGTCTTGAAGATGCATTCGCTAACGGTACAAACAACAGTACTGCTGTAAAACCGAAAATTGCAGTATCTGGAGAGATTACAACTGATACAACTTGGACAGCTAATAATGTTTACAAACTAGCTGGTAAAGTTGTAGTTAACAACGGTGCTACACTTACAATCGAGCCAGGCACTACTGTAATCGGTCAAGCTGGAACTGGTGCTGCATCTTCTTGGTTAGTAATTGATAAAGGTTCTAAAATTGAAGCCGCAGGTACTGCAGACAAGCACATTGTATTCACTTCTGAGACTGCTTATGATGGAGCACCTGCTGCTGTTGGTCAATGGGGTTCTTTAGTAATTATCGGTAATGCTGCTATGGATGCTCAAGTACAACCTTACGAAGTTGATCCTACATTTGTACCTGGTACTGGTATAGCTGCTGATAACTCTGGTACTTTAACTTATGTTGATATCTTAAACTCTGGTATCACTATTGAAGAAAACAAAGAACTTAACGGTCTCTCTTTAGTTGGTGTTGGTTCTGGTACTACAATTGACCATATCAATGTTAACAAATCAGATGATGACTGTATCGAAATCTGGGGTGGTACTGTTAATGTTTCTAACTCAACTGTTTCTGAATGTACAGATGATCAATTCGATATCGATGACGGTTATAGCGGTACAGTTACTAACTTAACTATTAACCAATCTACTGGTAATGCAGGTATTGAAATGTCTGGTAACACTGCTGCTACTTTCGATGGTCTTAACATCAATGTAACTAACTCTGCTAAAGAGGGTGCTATCTACTTTAAAAATGACGGTATCGGTGGTCACTTCAATAATGTTACTATCACTACTGACGTAGCTAATGGTTACGGAGTTATCTACTCTGCAGGTGTATTTGATGCAAACAACACATCATTCCAAAACACTACAATCTATACAACACTTGACCCAGTGTTTGTTGGAGATTCTGCTGCTGAGATTAAAACTAAGTTTGAATCTCAATAA
- a CDS encoding DUF2393 domain-containing protein codes for MQGSKFKSFIDGLITQDYILFGTVLLTFLLLIILAIILRNRLKTAVTLVFLAFCIFIIGPTYGYIQLHKYLFKNKVELISQKKLSFVEAVVVKGKITNLSERDFSQCKIVASAYKVSGNKYRNYIYELKPFKKMSITKDNISKGETQEFKMIVEPFRYQKNYNISLEADCK; via the coding sequence ATGCAAGGAAGTAAGTTTAAGAGTTTCATTGATGGACTGATTACACAGGACTATATTCTCTTTGGAACTGTTTTACTCACCTTCTTACTTCTAATTATCCTAGCAATTATTTTACGAAACCGATTAAAAACTGCAGTGACTTTAGTTTTTTTAGCATTTTGTATTTTTATAATCGGTCCTACTTACGGATATATACAACTCCATAAATATCTTTTTAAAAATAAAGTCGAATTGATAAGTCAAAAAAAACTTAGTTTTGTAGAAGCAGTTGTTGTAAAAGGGAAAATTACAAATTTGTCCGAAAGAGACTTCTCTCAGTGTAAGATCGTTGCATCTGCATATAAAGTTAGTGGGAATAAATATAGAAATTATATCTATGAATTAAAGCCTTTTAAAAAAATGTCGATAACTAAAGATAATATTTCAAAAGGTGAGACACAAGAATTTAAAATGATTGTAGAGCCTTTTAGATACCAAAAAAATTATAATATTTCTTTAGAGGCTGATTGTAAATGA
- a CDS encoding response regulator transcription factor, translating into MRILMLEDDLVLAKLVSSFLLLHFRVDTVHTIEEAKAYIAQFNYDVVLLDRNINGVDIGLELIETIKKKSVMTSIIVISAYDSIGDKIKGLNLGADDYLDKPFDNDELLARIHVQGRKNQPLPEVCIDGLTCNTVEKTLLYEGETISLSKKENNLFFYLLQKRGSIISKDELLDALYINPHEISSNTLDVTIRNIRKKLPIALIKTIKTRGYTIE; encoded by the coding sequence ATGCGAATTTTAATGTTAGAAGATGATCTCGTTCTAGCAAAACTGGTAAGTTCGTTTTTATTACTCCATTTTAGAGTAGATACTGTCCATACAATAGAGGAAGCTAAGGCATACATAGCACAGTTTAATTATGATGTTGTACTCCTTGATCGTAATATTAACGGTGTAGATATAGGTCTTGAACTTATAGAGACTATTAAAAAAAAGAGTGTAATGACGAGCATTATTGTGATTAGTGCTTATGATAGTATAGGCGATAAAATTAAAGGGTTGAATTTAGGGGCTGATGATTACCTTGACAAACCTTTTGACAATGATGAACTTCTCGCACGTATTCATGTACAGGGGAGAAAAAATCAACCACTACCTGAAGTTTGCATAGATGGCTTAACATGTAATACTGTTGAAAAAACATTACTTTATGAAGGGGAGACAATCTCGCTTTCAAAAAAAGAGAACAATCTTTTTTTCTATTTACTCCAAAAAAGAGGCTCTATAATCTCAAAAGATGAACTTCTAGATGCCCTTTATATCAACCCTCATGAAATATCTTCAAATACTCTTGACGTAACTATCCGAAATATCCGAAAGAAATTACCTATAGCTTTGATTAAAACAATTAAGACAAGGGGATATACTATTGAATAA
- a CDS encoding branched-chain amino acid transaminase — MDAAKYIWMNGEFVAWDNAKTHVLSHTLHYGNGVIEGTKAYKTDKGYAIFRLNDHTKRLKESAKMTLMDIPYSVEEMNQAQIELLRKNEFTGDNVYIRPFAFLGYGVMGVYHKNAPVETVMAAWEWGAYLGEEGLRKGIKLKIASMTRPGNTSNMGKAKATANYLNSQMAKYEAIDCGYDEALLLDDQGYVAEASGASFFMIKDGEIVTPPSDNALASITQKTVIEVAQDMGYKVSRRRITREEVYIADEAFLTGTAAEITPVAQVDARIIGCGSRGEITEKLQSTYFDIVFGRNAKYEHYLTYID; from the coding sequence ATGGACGCAGCCAAATATATCTGGATGAATGGCGAATTTGTAGCATGGGATAATGCAAAAACACACGTACTTTCACACACACTTCACTATGGAAATGGTGTTATTGAGGGGACTAAGGCATACAAAACAGACAAAGGGTATGCTATTTTTCGTTTAAATGATCATACAAAAAGATTAAAAGAATCTGCAAAAATGACTTTAATGGATATTCCATATTCTGTTGAAGAGATGAATCAAGCGCAGATTGAACTACTTAGAAAAAATGAGTTTACAGGCGATAATGTTTACATCAGACCATTTGCTTTCTTAGGTTACGGTGTAATGGGTGTGTACCATAAAAATGCTCCTGTTGAGACTGTAATGGCAGCTTGGGAATGGGGTGCATATCTTGGTGAAGAGGGTTTAAGAAAAGGTATTAAACTTAAAATCGCTTCAATGACAAGACCTGGAAACACTTCAAATATGGGTAAAGCAAAAGCTACTGCAAACTATCTTAATTCACAAATGGCAAAATATGAAGCTATCGATTGTGGATATGATGAAGCACTTTTACTAGATGATCAAGGATATGTTGCAGAAGCAAGCGGCGCATCATTTTTTATGATTAAAGACGGCGAGATTGTTACACCGCCAAGTGACAATGCTTTAGCATCTATTACACAAAAAACTGTAATTGAAGTTGCACAAGATATGGGATATAAAGTAAGTCGTCGCCGTATCACTCGTGAAGAGGTATATATTGCAGATGAAGCATTCTTAACTGGAACTGCTGCAGAGATTACACCTGTTGCACAAGTAGATGCTAGAATTATAGGTTGTGGTTCTCGTGGAGAGATTACGGAGAAACTTCAAAGTACATATTTTGACATTGTTTTCGGACGTAATGCAAAATATGAGCATTATTTGACTTATATCGATTAA
- a CDS encoding HAMP domain-containing histidine kinase, with product MNKYSLQTILLIYMSATVILITLVLGSFIISDHRRSLEQNLLYKMHIIAHYIVESKLYTKSSKNFKTEYIATEKNFHPESFDTLEDLEVSYVDNVPQNLPLLSLVEILPNNKYVVLIANEDGLNKEVHTLILQFGIGLLFLLLFAITIFHLLLKKLLYPLKCLVSYCHAGAQKRDSLEICSGSYELNALKDAILNLQQKNQLLCKEKQDIFKEAAHEIKTPISILKARLDLFSKSDMDKEEFLDESNNDINTISNKLRELIFLKAIEWDIQQEKEFVPMQNQCSMMQELFKPILAKKELHMISNLQEDFSLYIHKEAIGRVMQAIFENIFMHTKNGTTINTYVDAKKHQLKIVNEIDNKSDELLFSSHIGTKLIKRLADKLEYTYDAYEKDGLFYTIITFEGQER from the coding sequence TTGAATAAATACTCTTTACAAACGATACTTTTAATTTATATGAGCGCAACGGTTATTTTAATAACACTGGTTTTAGGTTCATTTATCATTTCTGATCACAGACGTTCATTGGAACAAAATTTACTCTATAAAATGCATATAATCGCACATTACATAGTGGAGTCGAAACTCTATACAAAATCTTCTAAAAATTTTAAAACAGAGTATATTGCAACGGAAAAAAATTTTCATCCTGAGAGTTTTGATACATTGGAAGATCTAGAAGTCTCTTATGTTGATAATGTTCCTCAAAATTTGCCTTTATTAAGTCTTGTAGAGATACTTCCTAACAATAAATATGTAGTACTTATTGCAAATGAAGATGGGCTAAACAAAGAAGTTCATACATTGATACTACAGTTTGGAATAGGTTTGTTGTTTTTATTACTGTTTGCAATTACAATATTCCATTTATTGTTAAAAAAACTTCTCTATCCATTAAAGTGTTTGGTATCTTATTGTCATGCAGGTGCTCAAAAACGAGATAGTTTAGAGATATGTTCGGGGAGTTATGAACTCAATGCACTTAAAGATGCGATCTTAAATCTTCAGCAAAAAAATCAACTCTTATGTAAAGAGAAACAGGATATTTTTAAAGAGGCAGCTCATGAGATCAAAACACCTATATCTATTTTAAAAGCAAGGCTTGATCTGTTTTCAAAAAGCGATATGGATAAAGAGGAGTTTTTAGATGAGAGTAATAATGACATCAATACTATCAGTAATAAACTAAGAGAACTTATCTTTTTAAAAGCGATCGAGTGGGATATACAGCAAGAAAAAGAGTTTGTCCCGATGCAAAATCAATGTAGTATGATGCAGGAACTTTTTAAGCCCATCTTGGCAAAAAAAGAGCTTCATATGATCTCAAACCTTCAAGAAGATTTTTCACTCTATATTCACAAAGAAGCTATTGGAAGAGTAATGCAGGCTATATTTGAAAATATTTTTATGCATACGAAAAACGGAACAACAATCAACACCTATGTAGATGCTAAAAAACATCAACTAAAAATCGTCAATGAGATAGATAATAAAAGTGATGAATTACTTTTTAGTTCCCACATTGGAACAAAGCTTATTAAAAGACTTGCAGATAAGTTGGAGTATACATACGATGCGTATGAAAAAGATGGATTGTTTTATACGATAATCACTTTTGAAGGGCAGGAGAGGTAG
- a CDS encoding DUF3450 family protein, with the protein MFLNQTKVLPSLLLSLSIVSSSLSAASDHDELVNSIVKLRGDVEGLYTQIKENKQRYSDEMKSLSMQITDTEAQINRKETSIKLAKGKLQEIRTKIKETSSTNTEIKPLITEAITLLEGSIKEGIPFMVDHRIAELHKIKSDLDENLITAEKALALVWASYDDAIRVTKEIGLFKQEITLKGKNTLAKIAKIGSVALFFSTPTDELGYAIKTDNGYEYKLVTDPKDKEKIVALFDALQKQIRTGFFELPNAFILQGSN; encoded by the coding sequence ATGTTCCTAAATCAAACAAAGGTTTTGCCTTCATTGCTACTATCGCTAAGTATAGTTTCATCTTCACTCTCTGCGGCATCCGATCATGATGAGTTAGTAAACTCGATCGTAAAACTAAGAGGTGATGTTGAAGGTTTATACACTCAAATCAAAGAGAATAAACAAAGATATAGTGATGAGATGAAATCTCTATCGATGCAAATCACAGATACAGAAGCACAAATCAATAGAAAAGAAACATCTATTAAACTGGCTAAAGGAAAGTTACAAGAGATCAGAACTAAGATCAAAGAAACTTCATCTACAAATACTGAGATTAAGCCTTTAATTACAGAAGCTATAACATTGTTAGAAGGTTCTATTAAAGAGGGTATCCCTTTTATGGTTGACCACAGAATAGCGGAACTCCATAAAATCAAATCTGATTTAGATGAAAATCTAATCACTGCTGAAAAAGCATTAGCTCTTGTTTGGGCAAGTTACGATGATGCTATCAGAGTTACAAAAGAGATAGGGTTATTCAAACAAGAGATTACTCTTAAAGGAAAAAATACTCTAGCAAAAATTGCAAAAATCGGTTCTGTAGCACTCTTTTTCTCAACACCTACAGATGAACTTGGATATGCGATCAAAACAGATAACGGATATGAATACAAGCTTGTTACAGATCCAAAAGATAAAGAAAAAATTGTTGCACTATTTGATGCTCTACAAAAACAGATAAGAACTGGGTTCTTTGAATTACCAAACGCTTTTATTTTACAAGGGAGTAACTAA
- a CDS encoding SPFH domain-containing protein produces MASDMNDYFNKKKSESSFQKKSSNTGGGNNGPKGPQMPNIDFNFGGGKAGLLYFIIAIVIVLVLAKPFTIIEEGQRGILSTNGKYEDQALLPGLHFIIPVIQKVYLVDTKVRVINYATKVEMSANNSGILTKPAITVLDKRGLPVSIELTVQYRLNSQLAAQTISNWGFSWEDKIINPVVRDVVRNVVGKYEAELLPRERNTIARAIDAGIRENIEGLENSPAILQSVQLREIVLPQKVKDQIERVQVAKQEVERAQQEVERAKQDALKRAAEAQGVAEKARIEAQGKADAVTIEAKAKAKANDLISKSLTTKLLQLEQMKVQAKFNEALQTNKDAKIFLTPGGSTPNIWVDMKNPQKRTSAAQ; encoded by the coding sequence ATGGCCTCGGATATGAACGATTATTTTAACAAGAAAAAAAGTGAAAGCAGTTTTCAAAAAAAATCATCAAATACAGGTGGTGGAAACAATGGACCAAAAGGTCCTCAAATGCCAAATATAGATTTTAATTTTGGCGGAGGAAAAGCTGGACTATTATACTTTATTATTGCTATCGTTATTGTTCTTGTTCTTGCAAAACCTTTTACAATTATTGAAGAGGGGCAAAGAGGGATCTTAAGTACAAACGGTAAGTATGAAGATCAAGCACTTTTACCAGGACTTCATTTCATCATCCCTGTTATTCAAAAAGTATATCTTGTAGATACTAAAGTACGTGTGATTAACTACGCTACTAAAGTTGAGATGAGTGCTAATAATTCAGGAATTTTAACAAAACCTGCGATTACAGTTCTTGATAAACGTGGTCTGCCTGTAAGCATTGAGTTAACTGTTCAGTATCGTCTAAACTCTCAACTAGCAGCACAAACAATCTCTAACTGGGGATTTAGCTGGGAAGACAAGATTATTAATCCCGTTGTTCGTGATGTTGTTCGTAATGTAGTTGGTAAATATGAAGCGGAACTTTTACCTAGAGAGAGAAATACAATCGCTCGTGCAATTGACGCAGGAATCAGAGAAAACATTGAAGGTTTAGAGAACTCACCTGCAATTTTACAGTCAGTACAACTTCGTGAAATTGTTTTACCTCAAAAAGTAAAAGATCAAATCGAGCGTGTACAAGTTGCTAAACAAGAAGTGGAACGTGCGCAACAAGAAGTAGAACGTGCAAAACAAGATGCATTAAAACGTGCTGCAGAAGCACAAGGTGTGGCTGAAAAAGCTCGTATTGAAGCACAAGGTAAAGCAGATGCTGTAACAATCGAAGCAAAAGCAAAAGCAAAAGCGAATGATTTAATTTCAAAATCATTAACAACAAAGCTTTTACAGCTTGAACAGATGAAAGTACAGGCAAAATTTAATGAAGCTCTTCAAACAAATAAAGATGCAAAAATATTCTTAACACCTGGTGGCTCAACTCCAAATATCTGGGTTGATATGAAAAACCCTCAAAAACGAACATCTGCGGCTCAGTAA